Proteins encoded by one window of Procambarus clarkii isolate CNS0578487 chromosome 55, FALCON_Pclarkii_2.0, whole genome shotgun sequence:
- the LOC123756018 gene encoding uncharacterized protein, which translates to MPPLRMKASDTVFGVSRAITTVLRYSTNTTFIRATLARLKVNTPEEAEKRLSRHLWAMLHRHQGADIPPEVAEEISTLPLQEHTNHSRITTELDDSPDNTTTREFAMFNKGNYNDALIFPHEVENLSLDLMDDGTLGATFEGLHQEVPPGDSTSLLVNNSSSRTQPSDSGIQREEIIPHWLQVDSETTREQRVNNEIISQYNNELNIYQDDRRQESSYEDRDFYEDTGDKFLLSSIRDSTFFDSPISPGLGCLEESQFFEDALHDADVHDSGGSGKKIQDDRSSSSRNIIEQALSLLSCTLDREEPRVSQSDLIEAAISGLSENLNESVSQSTHILQHQQHVKSQTSTPPSQNSSQKSRLSRTAPVSQDVSNAINPSQLTTSFHITDEFIPPGDKIVSLGSPQDNQNRDKIQDSTSALHESIGSCRVSNELVNCVTERGLDHTDQTGQVEATSDGDNESVVVVSENLEESSIILSGESECLDISDISDTDSASLGKDLLSSKTDQAKMTSPASRNVPEAGATSEFGDNDGQVQEIQYIKVVSAGERNAPQSVFLYKSSPAVKCNTMTAICNQNLSLQNNVVSQSYREEQVLCDRKLPSNASSKIPGTLVNSPSHQFFPQLPPVNEPRPHDKMASPNERCTQDSPSIRVSISTLSSAANNVLCSPPSSPPPPKRLLLLQSLDIATQAPTCTHTQDSANEQETRLSCEQDSSGSNTNDNGVSRRPHQSHHVVLKQFPEEVSSNLTLHHEDKSYFSSEMSLHLNENGTASAQILSRQNVTNEHNRDGRLSQYSHNNCSGFLQSLHVETIPDLHNDRVSEASCEHTSAGDSTEDDNSESLLEGMTIDPVRTALSYARLLSNCASSCENINVTQEVNEFEDNDINDPSSFLPVSINQNVENTTKSLINLTGNTKDLCKTISSEAMAPKNPIKQTHSLVQDNPFQASSPIGFVSGRQEQLLKNTIMLDNATGEDIAPSSSNTPNNEGQECPAGNQLLILHEYKTGQQLNDLVGQNGISGDHTVSVVRELQDGTSDVTVPHVNSPQLLVHEEGHLQTTAPRDNLPAKVQFFNMFVKPPDGDAPQDNISGTGQEDNELQVVPITDSKQLHVETPEDDLHNRRTSTNKMNDAETPGDLLGTKQVQKGNLTKVALLRNTITQPPVARVALTGDHLTKVPLTELTKQDYGIVNKANDQPADIPLSGDALEATMSVIQLPEIAMAEDELWETNIPEVIIPDDHFDQITVPYSRINESVEKSINVKKPTQEIFIPDVTMQDGQQEVLVIEGTIPPDFTMMEDQGVDDDPSLQLYALPETSTEAMPLFETEASRLTREDTREDTKEVINLESDPTTRKVSADRVIDSFCNGEGSGEVPMLDIDSSDHELSLSLDYDSDDFIW; encoded by the exons ATGCCGCCACTCAGGATGAAG GCGAGCGACACAGTGTTCGGTGTGAGCCGGGCCATCACTACCGTGCTAAGGTACTCCACCAACACAACTTTCATCAGAGCCACTCTCGCTCGTCTCAAG GTTAATACGCCAGAGGAGGCGGAGAAGCGGCTGAGCCGGCACCTGTGGGCGATGTTACACAGGCACCAAGGCGCCGACATCCCCCCGGAGGTGGCTGAAGAGATCTCTACACTACCTCTCCAGGAGCACACTAACCACAGTCGAATTACCACTGAACTTGACGACTCTCCAGACAATACCACTACAAGAGAATTCGCTATGTTTAATAAGGGAAATTATAACGATGCGTTAATCTTTCCTCATGAAGTTGAGAACCTGAGCCTAGACCTGATGGATGATGGGACTCTTGGGGCAACGTTCGAAGGACTTCACCAAGAGGTCCCTCCTGGAGACAGCACATCGTTACTTGTAAACAATTCTTCCTCTCGAACACAGCCTAGTGATTCTGGGATTCAGCGAGAAGAAATCATCCCCCACTGGCTGCAAGTTGACTCGGAGACGACTCGTGAGCAGAGAGTAAACAATGAGATAATATCCCAATACAATAACGAGCTAAACATTTACCAAGATGACAGGAGGCAAGAATCTAGTTATGAAGATCGTGATTTCTACGAGGATACCGGTGATAAATTTCTACTTTCAAGCATTCGTGACTCAACTTTCTTTGATTCCCCAATTTCACCTGGACTGGGATGTCTTGAAGAAAGTCAATTCTTTGAGGACGCTCTCCATGATGCAGATGTTCATGATTCCGGCGGTAGTGGTAAGAAAATACAAGATGACCGTTCGAGCTCATCTAGAAATATAATTGAACAAGCACTTTCCTTGCTTTCGTGTACTTTAGATCGCGAAGAACCACGTGTATCTCAAAGTGACTTGATCGAAGCAGCCATTTCTGGACTATCAGAGAATCTGAACGAAAGCGTATCTCAGTCAACTCATATTTTGCAACATCAACAACACGTCAAGTCTCAAACATCCACGCCACCATCGCAGAACTCTTCCCAGAAATCTCGTCTTTCGCGAACCGCACCTGTCTCTCAAGATGTTTCTAATGCAATTAATCCTTCTCAGTTAACAACATCGTTCCATATTACCGATGAGTTTATTCCACCCGGAGACAAGATAGTGAGTTTAGGGTCACCGCAAGACAATCAAAATCGTGACAAGATTCAGGACTCCACTTCTGCTTTACACGAAAGTATTGGATCGTGCCGTGTTAGCAACGAACTCGTTAATtgcgttacagaaagaggtttggaTCACACCGACCAAACAGGGCAAGTGGAAGCCACCAGTGACGGAGATAACGAATCGGTAGTTGTTGTCTCCGAGAATCTAGAGGAATCATCCATAATTCTCAGTGGAGAGTCTGAATGCTTAGACATATCTGATATTTCTGATACTGACAGTGCTTCACTGGGAAAAGATTTACTATCAAGCAAGACTGATCAAGCAAAAATGACTTCACCTGCATCAAGAAATGTTCCTGAAGCTGGAGCCACTTCTGAGTTTGGTGACAATGACGGTCAAGTTCAGGAAATCCAATATATAAAAGTTGTGTCTGCGGGTGAAAGAAATGCCCCACAAAGTGTGTTTCTATATAAGAGTTCACCAGCAGTTAAATGTAATACAATGACTGCCATATGCAACCAGAATCTTTCTTTGCAAAATAATGTTGTTTCTCAGTCATATCGTGAAGAACAGGTATTATGCGACAGAAAATTACCATCGAATGCGTCTTCTAAGATTCCGGGAACATTAGTAAATTCTCCATCTCATCAGTTTTTTCCGCAATTACCACCAGTTAATGAGCCACGTCCTCATGATAAGATGGCGTCACCAAATGAAAGATGCACACAGGATTCTCCTTCTATAAGGGTCTCCATATCTACACTATCTTCAGCTGCAAATAACGTCCTTTGTTCACCACCTTCTTCCCCGCCTCCACCTAAAAGGTTGTTGTTGCTCCAGAGCCTTGATATAGCGACCCAAGCACcgacctgtacacacacacaggattcaGCGAACGAGCAAGAAACTCGACTCTCGTGTGAACAAGACTCATCAGGTTCGAACACAAATGACAATGGAGTTTCACGACGTCCACACCAAAGTCACCATGTCGTGCTAAAACAGTTTCCTGAAGAGGTCTCATCAAACTTAACTTTACACCATGAAGATAAATCATACTTTTCCTCTGAGATGTCATTACACCTTAATGAAAATGGCACAGCATCAGCACAAATATTGTCTCGACAGAATGTTACAAATGAACACAACAGAGATGGAAGATTGTCACAATATTCACACAATAATTGCAGCGGATTTCTACAAAGCCTTCACGTAGAGACTATACCAGACCTACACAATGACCGCGTGTCGGAGGCCTCATGCGAGCACACGTCAGCCGGTGATTCGACTGAAGATGATAATTCTGAGTCACTACTGGAAGGCATGACAATTGACCCGGTGCGTACAGCCTTATCTTACGCCAGACTCTTATCTAATTGTGCCAGTTCATGTGAAAATATAAATGTTACCCAAGAGGTCAATGAGTTTGAGGACAACGACATTAATGATCCTTCTAGTTTCCTTCCAGTTTCAATCAATCAAAATGTTGAAAATACAACCAAGTCATTGATTAATCTAACAGGAAATACAAAGGATCTGTGCAAAACTATATCTTCTGAAGCTATGGCACCAAAGAATCCCATAAAACAAACACATAGTCTAGTCCAGGATAATCCTTTTCAAGCATCATCTCCAATTGGATTTGTATCTGGGCGGCAGGAGCAGCTACTGAAGAACACTATCATGTTGGATAACGCCACGGGTGAGGACATAGCTCCTTCATCCTCCAACACCCCAAATAATGAAGGTCAAGAATGCCCTGCTGGTAATCAATTACTGATTTTACATGAGTATAAAACAGGCCAACAATTGAACGATCTTGTAGGCCAAAACGGTATTTCAGGCGACCATACTGTGTCCGTGGTGAGAGAATTACAAGATGGAACAAGTGATGTTACCGTGCCTCATGTGAACTCACCCCAGCTCTTGGTTCACGAGGAGGGACACCTTCAAACCACAGCACCAAGAGACAACTTACCCGCAAAAGTACAATTCTTTAATATGTTTGTTAAACCACCTGATGGAGATGCTCCGCAGGATAATATCTCAGGAACTGGTCAGGAAGACAATGAGTTACAAGTAGTACCAATAACTGACAGCAAGCAGCTGCATGTCGAAACACCTGAAGATGATTTACATAACAGACGCACATCTACCAATAAGATGAATGACGCAGAAACACCAGGAGACTTGCTGGGAACTAAACAAGTGCAAAAAGGCAATTTAACTAAAGTTGCGCTACTAAGAAATACTATAACCCAACCACCCGTGGCTCGTGTTGCATTAACTGGCGATCATTTGACTAAAGTACCACTTACAGAGCTCACAAAGCAAGACTATGGCATAGTTAATAAGGCCAATGACCAACCAGCGGATATACCATTAAGTGGCGACGCGCTAGAAGCAACTATGTCAGTAATTCAGCTTCCGGAAATTGCAATGGCAGAGGATGAATTATGGGAAACAAACATTCCTGAAGTTATAATACCTGATGATCATTTTGATCAAATAACTGTACCATATTCTCGTATAAATGAAAGTGTAGAAAAATCTATAAATGTGAAAAAACCCACACAGGAAATATTTATACCTGATGTTACTATGCAAGATGGCCAACAAGAAGTGCTTGTAATCGAAGGCACGATACCTCCGGACTTTACCATGATGGAAGATCAGGGAGTAGATGATGATCCATCACTACAGCTTTACGCTCTTCCGGAAACCTCCACTGAGGCCATGCCACTCTTTGAGACGGAAGCATCGAGGCTTACCAGAGAGGATACCAGAGAGGATACCAAAGAGGTGATCAACCTCGAGTCTGACCCGACAACACGGAAAGTGTCCGCAGACAGAGTTATTGACTCGTTTTGTAATGGAGAAGGATCAGGTGAGGTCCCC